One Pseudomonadota bacterium DNA segment encodes these proteins:
- a CDS encoding ComEC/Rec2 family competence protein, producing HFYGINPFSVIHNIIAIPLMCILAMPMSLIGMVLPYGEYILRLAGEILNINMQILKYLNAGYIYPIIRPTLFEIILYFTFAFALIFSRRKLILALLIFVIMPVSTIHVYLAYEKRFNNNMRINFIDVGIGDSILIEAPKGMRILIES from the coding sequence CACTTTTATGGTATAAACCCATTTTCTGTTATTCATAACATTATTGCCATCCCGCTTATGTGTATCCTTGCAATGCCAATGAGCCTTATTGGAATGGTATTGCCCTATGGTGAATATATATTGAGATTGGCCGGGGAAATTTTAAATATAAATATGCAGATTCTTAAGTATCTGAACGCCGGATACATTTATCCTATCATCCGCCCTACCCTCTTTGAAATTATCCTGTATTTTACCTTTGCATTTGCGCTGATATTTTCTCGAAGAAAACTTATCCTTGCCCTGTTAATTTTTGTCATCATGCCAGTTTCAACCATACATGTCTATCTTGCCTATGAAAAAAGGTTTAACAATAACATGCGCATCAATTTCATAGACGTAGGGATTGGCGATTCTATCCTCATAGAAGCGCCGAAAGGCATGAGAATATTAATAGAATCCTGA
- a CDS encoding MBL fold metallo-hydrolase — translation MLTLNCVINTHPHGDHIGGLPYILQNFNVRQFVASTYFIKEEKFIEVMKLIRDKGIPVQTWKRGDNYTFKNNMQILVFNPEPNFSLENLNNASLVLKVIYKNNTFLLTGDIEKDIEEKLILSGTPLTNLILQY, via the coding sequence ATTTTGACACTAAATTGTGTAATAAACACCCATCCCCATGGAGACCATATTGGTGGCCTTCCTTATATCCTGCAAAATTTTAATGTAAGGCAATTTGTCGCAAGCACATATTTCATAAAGGAAGAGAAATTCATTGAAGTTATGAAACTCATAAGGGATAAGGGCATACCTGTTCAGACCTGGAAAAGGGGTGACAATTACACCTTCAAAAATAATATGCAAATACTCGTTTTCAATCCCGAACCAAACTTCTCCTTAGAAAATCTTAACAATGCCTCACTCGTCCTGAAGGTCATATACAAAAATAATACCTTTCTCCTCACGGGTGATATAGAAAAGGATATAGAGGAAAAGCTTATCCTGTCAGGCACGCCGCTTACAAACCTGATATTGCAATATTGA